The following coding sequences are from one Arachis hypogaea cultivar Tifrunner chromosome 7, arahy.Tifrunner.gnm2.J5K5, whole genome shotgun sequence window:
- the LOC112703036 gene encoding N-glycosylase/DNA lyase OGG1 isoform X2, translating into MHTINFKLNFNLRRIIVMKPKKSPNAKPPSTPPTPQIKTLHRTRRSIVKPPIASSIPKPLQSNPNCEWVPLNLTRQELSLPLTFPTGQTFRWKNTGPNQFTGVVSSHLVSLKHIQNGDVSYCLHSTHAHHHHHCRQAMEALLDFLNAGVLLSNLWNVFSESDVRFAQLAEHLGGARVLRQDPFECLIQFLCSSNNNIGRITKMVDYISSLGTYLGTVEGFKFHAFPTLEQLSLVSEEQLRKAGFGYRAKYIVGTVSALRLKPEGGEEWLRSLRELDLEEVICALCTLPGVGPKVAACIALFSLDQHHAIPVDTHVWQIATRYLLPELAGSRLTPKLCDRVAEAFVTKYGKYAGWAQTLLFIAELPSQKALLPSHLWTIEQRNHGKKEDSEEEVG; encoded by the exons ATGCACACGATCAATTTCAAGCTCAATTTCAATTTGAGACGAATCATTGTCATGAAGCCAAAAAAATCCCCAAACGCAAAACCTCCATCGACGCCTCCAACTCCACAAATCAAAACCCTCCACAGAACCCGCCGCTCCATCGTCAAACCACCAATAGCATCATCCATTCCGAAACCCTTACAATCCAATCCCAACTGCGAGTGGGTCCCACTCAATCTCACGCGCCAAGAACTCTCGCTCCCGCTCACCTTCCCCACCGGTCAAACCTTCCGCTGGAAAAACACCGGCCCCAATCAATTCACTGGCGTTGTTTCCTCCCACCTAGTTTCCCTCAAGCACATCCAAAACGGCGACGTTTCATACTGCCTCCATTCAACACacgcccaccaccaccaccactgccGTCAGGCCATGGAGGCACTCCTCGATTTTCTAAACGCCGGCGTTTTGCTCTCCAACCTCTGGAATGTGTTCTCCGAATCCGATGTCAGGTTCGCCCAGCTGGCGGAGCACCTCGGCGGCGCCAGGGTGCTCCGACAAGACCCGTTTGAGTGCTTGATCCAATTCCTGTGTTCATCGAACAACAACATTGGGAGGATTACCAAGATGGTGGATTACATTTCCTCTTTGGGGACATACTTGGGCACTGTTGAGGGATTCAAGTTCCATGCTTTTCCCACTTTAGAGCAGCTCTCCTTGGTCTCGGAGGAACAGCTTAGAAAAGCTGGTTTTGGTTACAG GGCAAAGTATATAGTTGGGACAGTGAGTGCTTTGCGATTGAAACCAGAAGGAGGCGAAGAATGGCTTAGATCTCTGCGTGAGTTGGATCTGGAAGAAGTTATATGTGCACTTTGTACATTGCCTGGGGTGGGTCCTAAGGTGGCTGCTTGCATTGCTCTATTCTCCCTTGATCAGCATCATGCCATTCCTGTTGACACCCATGTCTGGCAG ATTGCTACGAGGTACCTCTTACCTGAGCTTGCAGGTTCCCGGTTGACGCCTAAGCTCTGTGATCGTGTTGCGGAGGCTTTTGTAACCAAATATGGTAAATATGCTGGCTGGGCCCAGACTCTTCTATTTATAGCAGAATTACCTTCACAAAAGGCCCTCCTCCCTTCACATTTGTGGACTATTGAGCAGCGCAACCATGGAAAGAAGGAAGATAGTGAAGAGGAAGTTGGTTAA